In a genomic window of Saccharothrix sp. HUAS TT1:
- a CDS encoding ABC transporter permease, protein MTALLEARPAAAPDPVRPRTSLARRAAGALLTASGKVAAIAVLVAVWETAPRLGLVDATFLPPFTTVLDAWWDLLVSGRLLDDTRASLTRSLTGFGLAVLVAVPLGLLIGWYRRAAALLGPLLEVFRNTAALALLPVFVLLLGIGETSKIAIVCYACAWPVLLNTISAVRDVDPTLLRLARSVDLSGPRLFRKVILPASAPTVFTGIRLAGAVSILVLVAAEMVGAKAGLGHLVNASQYNFAIPRMYAGIITISAIGVLFNQLLVALERRFTSWRVPVGA, encoded by the coding sequence ATGACCGCGCTCTTGGAGGCACGACCGGCGGCGGCGCCCGACCCGGTCCGGCCGCGCACGTCCCTCGCCCGCCGCGCCGCGGGCGCGCTGCTGACCGCGTCCGGCAAGGTGGCGGCGATCGCGGTGCTCGTGGCGGTGTGGGAGACCGCGCCCCGGCTCGGCCTGGTCGACGCCACGTTCCTGCCGCCGTTCACGACCGTGCTCGACGCGTGGTGGGACCTGCTCGTCAGCGGCCGGTTGCTGGACGACACCCGGGCCAGCCTCACCCGCTCGCTGACCGGGTTCGGCCTGGCGGTGCTGGTCGCCGTGCCGCTCGGCCTGCTGATCGGCTGGTACCGGCGGGCCGCCGCGCTGCTCGGACCGCTGCTGGAGGTGTTCCGCAACACCGCCGCGCTCGCCCTGCTGCCGGTGTTCGTGCTGCTGCTCGGCATCGGCGAGACGTCGAAGATCGCGATCGTCTGTTACGCCTGCGCCTGGCCGGTCCTGCTGAACACGATCAGCGCGGTGCGCGACGTCGACCCGACCCTGCTCCGGCTGGCCAGGTCGGTCGACCTGTCCGGGCCGCGGCTGTTCCGGAAGGTGATCCTGCCCGCGTCGGCGCCGACCGTGTTCACCGGCATCCGGCTGGCGGGCGCGGTGTCGATCCTGGTGCTGGTCGCGGCCGAGATGGTCGGCGCCAAGGCCGGGCTCGGCCACCTGGTCAACGCCTCGCAGTACAACTTCGCCATCCCCCGGATGTACGCGGGGATCATCACGATCTCGGCCATCGGCGTGCTGTTCAACCAGCTGCTGGTCGCCCTGGAACGCCGGTTCACGTCCTGGCGCGTCCCGGTCGGCGCGTGA
- a CDS encoding putative leader peptide: MGRPATALTAPDPGVRLCRVSQARYLTSRRHVDLRRQAAATCRAGR, encoded by the coding sequence GTGGGACGCCCCGCGACGGCGTTGACCGCCCCCGACCCCGGTGTGAGGCTCTGCCGGGTGAGCCAAGCCCGCTACCTCACCTCGCGCCGGCACGTCGACCTCCGACGCCAGGCCGCCGCCACCTGTCGCGCCGGTCGCTGA
- a CDS encoding ABC transporter substrate-binding protein, translating into MISTRRNFLGLTLLGLSAAAVGCSPAVGSGGGTKALRYQGWAGDVTLPELAADLGHLGDVTLEWVGNTTSGPQDIQSAATGQVDFGGAFNGAVVKLKAAGAPIKSVIGYYGADEHAYSGFYVPEDSPIRTARDLIGKKVGMNTLGAHHEAMLGIHLKRGGLSPDDVGRVEPIAIPPVNTEQSLRQGQIEVGVLGGILRDKALEKGGLRKLFSDFDLLGAFTAGTYVFTERFLEENPTTARTFVSGVAKAIEWSRTTPREEVVARKVDILARRGRNEDPAALRYWKSNGVAERGGRILDRELTLWVDWLADRGEVTRDQVDVTGLYTNEFNELAA; encoded by the coding sequence GTGATCAGCACGCGACGGAACTTCCTCGGCCTCACGCTCCTCGGCCTGTCCGCGGCCGCGGTCGGCTGCTCGCCCGCCGTCGGCAGCGGCGGTGGGACGAAGGCGCTGCGGTACCAGGGCTGGGCGGGCGACGTGACGCTGCCCGAGCTGGCCGCCGACCTCGGCCACCTCGGCGACGTGACGCTGGAGTGGGTCGGCAACACGACCAGCGGCCCGCAGGACATCCAGTCCGCCGCCACCGGCCAGGTCGACTTCGGCGGCGCGTTCAACGGCGCGGTGGTCAAGCTCAAGGCGGCGGGCGCGCCGATCAAGTCGGTGATCGGCTACTACGGCGCCGACGAGCACGCCTACAGCGGCTTCTACGTGCCGGAGGACAGCCCGATCAGGACCGCCCGCGACCTGATCGGCAAGAAGGTCGGCATGAACACCCTCGGCGCGCACCACGAGGCCATGCTCGGCATCCACCTCAAGCGCGGCGGCCTGTCGCCGGACGACGTCGGGAGGGTGGAGCCGATCGCCATCCCGCCGGTCAACACCGAGCAGTCGCTGCGGCAGGGGCAGATCGAGGTCGGCGTCCTCGGCGGCATCCTGCGCGACAAGGCCCTGGAGAAGGGCGGGCTGCGCAAGCTGTTCTCCGACTTCGACCTGCTCGGCGCGTTCACCGCCGGCACGTACGTGTTCACCGAGAGGTTCCTGGAGGAGAACCCGACCACCGCGCGCACGTTCGTCAGCGGCGTGGCGAAGGCGATCGAGTGGAGCCGCACGACGCCGCGCGAGGAGGTGGTGGCGCGCAAGGTCGACATCCTGGCCAGGCGCGGCCGCAACGAGGACCCGGCCGCGCTGCGGTACTGGAAGTCCAACGGCGTCGCGGAGCGGGGCGGCCGCATCCTGGACCGGGAGCTGACCCTGTGGGTCGACTGGCTCGCCGACCGCGGCGAGGTCACCCGGGACCAGGTGGACGTCACCGGCCTGTACACCAACGAGTTCAACGAACTGGCGGCGTGA
- a CDS encoding SSI family serine proteinase inhibitor, with translation MRISWRKTVPITRSTRGALPALVLAAALGAVLAPAASAAPTTDLTITVHDPLGSQVRQYRLTCGPDGGDHPRPEAACAAIAEEPGAIRPVPPTANCFDRVYGPERAKVSGVLFGVDVASAFSRVNSCEEDRWQAWLPVWG, from the coding sequence ATGCGGATCAGTTGGAGGAAGACCGTGCCCATCACCAGGTCGACCCGCGGCGCGCTGCCGGCGCTCGTCCTCGCGGCCGCGCTCGGCGCCGTGCTCGCACCCGCCGCGTCGGCGGCGCCGACCACCGACCTCACCATCACCGTCCACGACCCGCTCGGCTCGCAGGTGCGCCAGTACCGGCTCACCTGCGGGCCGGACGGCGGCGACCACCCGCGGCCGGAGGCGGCGTGCGCGGCGATCGCGGAGGAACCCGGTGCGATCAGGCCCGTGCCGCCGACCGCGAACTGCTTCGACCGCGTCTACGGTCCCGAGCGCGCGAAGGTGAGCGGCGTGCTGTTCGGCGTCGACGTCGCCTCCGCGTTCAGCCGCGTGAACTCCTGCGAGGAGGACCGCTGGCAGGCGTGGCTCCCGGTGTGGGGCTGA
- a CDS encoding ABC transporter ATP-binding protein, whose protein sequence is MSTHISFRAVTKRFTVEDRASRRRTEFTAVRGVDLDVRRGEFLVLVGPSGCGKSTLLDLLGGLTGPSEGEVLLDGVPITGPGLDRGVVFQQYALLPWRTAQGNVEFGLEAAGAPRRERADRARGFLDLVGLGGFEDRHPHQLSGGMRQRVAIARSLAYDPAVLLMDEPFAALDAQTRESLQDELLRIWQRTGKTVVFITHSIDEAVYLGERVAVLTSRPGRVKEVVPIELGDRAGQDDPRGSAEFARHRHRIWDLLHDEVSRAQQQEKEVAVA, encoded by the coding sequence ATGAGCACCCACATCAGCTTCCGCGCGGTCACCAAGCGGTTCACGGTCGAGGACCGCGCGTCCCGGCGGCGCACCGAGTTCACCGCCGTGCGGGGCGTCGACCTCGACGTGCGGCGCGGCGAGTTCCTGGTCCTGGTCGGGCCGAGCGGCTGCGGCAAGTCCACCCTGCTCGACCTGCTCGGCGGGCTGACCGGGCCCAGCGAGGGCGAGGTGCTGCTGGACGGCGTCCCGATCACCGGGCCGGGGCTGGACCGGGGCGTGGTGTTCCAGCAGTACGCGCTGCTGCCGTGGCGCACCGCGCAGGGCAACGTCGAGTTCGGCCTCGAAGCGGCCGGGGCGCCCCGGCGGGAGCGGGCCGACCGGGCCCGCGGCTTCCTCGACCTGGTCGGCCTCGGCGGGTTCGAGGACCGGCACCCGCACCAGCTGTCCGGCGGGATGCGGCAGCGGGTCGCGATCGCCCGCAGCCTCGCCTACGACCCGGCCGTGCTGCTGATGGACGAGCCGTTCGCCGCCCTGGACGCGCAGACCCGCGAATCGCTCCAGGACGAGCTGCTGCGCATCTGGCAGCGCACCGGCAAGACCGTCGTGTTCATCACGCACTCCATCGACGAGGCGGTCTACCTGGGCGAGCGGGTGGCCGTGCTGACCTCGCGGCCAGGCCGCGTCAAGGAGGTGGTGCCGATCGAGCTCGGCGACCGCGCCGGGCAGGACGACCCGCGCGGCAGCGCCGAGTTCGCCCGGCACCGGCACCGGATCTGGGACCTGCTGCACGACGAGGTGTCCCGGGCCCAGCAACAGGAGAAGGAGGTGGCGGTGGCATGA